AAAGACCACGGTACGCCAGAGTTCGAAGAAAACGATCAGGCCAAAGCAAATACCCGACGCGGGGCCGCCGAGTTTGGCGCTGAAAAAGCCGTTGTCGAGCGAGTTCCGCTGGCCGGCTTCGGCGTAGCGGACGATGTTGCCGGACGCGGAGATCGGAACGCCTGCTCCGAACTTCTGCTCCTGGTACTGCCGCTCCTTTCCGTAGAACGGGTTACCTGTCGCAGACCCGGCTGCACCGAGCGCGATACCCCATACGAGGCCCAGAAGCGGGAGCGGGAAGGGGTGGCCGAGCGCGCTGATCATCAGGTGACACATCGCGACGGTCGTGAAGATTGCTACGAACGCGTGTGCCATGGTCACGGTCGTCATCGACTTCAAGATGTCGATATAGACCGGCTGTCCAAATTTGGCGAGACTTGCAGTACGGCCGAGGTATGCGGTTGTCGCATAGACGCCCTGCACGAAGACCGCGAGAGCGCTCCCGAGAACGATTGCAAGTATCGGGTTTATCTGCATCGCCATGAATGCCCAGGCAAGGCCTGCACCCAGAGCAACCCATAAGCCATACGCGGGGGGTTCACCGGCAACTGCCTTGTTGAAGATGCGGTGAATATATCCCATCTGCGGAGCCAGCTGAACCTGAGAGTTCGGGTCACCCTGTGATCCGATATCAGACTCAGTGTCTTCCGCAGCGCCGGCGACGGTTGCAAGAGCACCTGCCAATGCGGTAATGCCGATGCCAAATACGATCTCTTCCATTCAGCATCCTCCTCTGGCGCTCACGGCACCAGAGTATGAGTTCAAAACCTTTTTGGTTCAT
The genomic region above belongs to Methanoculleus oceani and contains:
- the mtrE gene encoding tetrahydromethanopterin S-methyltransferase subunit E, which produces MEEIVFGIGITALAGALATVAGAAEDTESDIGSQGDPNSQVQLAPQMGYIHRIFNKAVAGEPPAYGLWVALGAGLAWAFMAMQINPILAIVLGSALAVFVQGVYATTAYLGRTASLAKFGQPVYIDILKSMTTVTMAHAFVAIFTTVAMCHLMISALGHPFPLPLLGLVWGIALGAAGSATGNPFYGKERQYQEQKFGAGVPISASGNIVRYAEAGQRNSLDNGFFSAKLGGPASGICFGLIVFFELWRTVVFEELNVWGPIIVGVIVILIFAIIDRYIEVWARKTFGPYTAPEEASS